Proteins from a genomic interval of Sparus aurata chromosome 21, fSpaAur1.1, whole genome shotgun sequence:
- the rnf126 gene encoding E3 ubiquitin-protein ligase RNF126: MAEAPPRPCRFFCHRCSAEISPRLPDYTCPRCESGFIEELPDERSTENESASTSSTSDQNRPAFENMDHQHLFTFPSGYGPFALGIFDENFDLRTRLPAEDNRETENRREREMASRQRYSARQPRGRHVPRRQGTRHEGVPTLEGIIQQLVNGIIAPTAMPNIGMGPWGMLHSNPMDYAWGANGLDAIITQLLNQFENTGPPPADRERIKSLPTISITEEHVGAGLECPVCKEDYSVEENVRQLPCNHLFHNDCIVPWLEQHDTCPVCRKSLSGQNTATDPPGLSGMNFSPSSSSSSSPSSPSNENAASNS, translated from the exons ATGGCTGAAGCTCCCCCACGGCCCTGCCGGTTTTTTTGTCACCGGTGTTCAGCAGAGATTAGTCCCCGTTTACCG GACTACACCTGTCCACGTTGTGAATCTGGCTTCATTGAGGAACTGCCTGACGAGAGAAG TACTGAAAATGAGTCCGCATCCACGTCCTCCACCAGTGATCAGAACCGCCCAGCCTTTGAG AACATGGATCAccaacatttattcacattccCCTCTGGGTACGGTCCGTTCGCCCTCGGGATTTTTGACGAAAACTTCGACCTTCGAACGCGGCTACCTGCAGAGGACAACagggagacagaaaacaggagaGAAAGGGAAATGGCATCACGGCAGCGATACAGTGCGCGGCAACCGCGGGGTCGACATGTTCCTCGACGACAGGGTACGCGCCATGAAGGAGTGCCCACATTAGAGGG AATCATCCAGCAGCTAGTAAATGGAATTATAGCACCTACAGCCATGCCAAATATCGGGATGGGACCATG GGGTATGCTACATTCCAATCCAATGGACTACGCCTGGGGTGCCAACGGTCTTGATGCAATCATTACACAG TTATTGAACCAGTTTGAGAACACGGGTCCCCCTCCTGCAGACAGAGAAAGGATAAAGAGTTTACCCACCATCTCCATAACAGAGGAACATGTGG GTGCTGGTTTAGAGTGTCCCGTGTGCAAAGAAGACTACAGCGTCGAGGAGAACGTTAGACAACTGCCGTGCAATCATTTGTTTCACAATGACTGTATAGTACCATGGCTGGAACAG CATGACACGTGTCCTGTGTGCAGGAAGAGTCTTAGCGGTCAGAACACAGCCACAGACCCGCCGGGGCTATCAGGAATGaacttctctccctcctcctcctcctcttcctcccctagCTCACCTAGCAATGAGAATGCTGCTAGCAACTCATAG